The following proteins are co-located in the Flectobacillus major DSM 103 genome:
- the fcl gene encoding GDP-L-fucose synthase: MEKDAKIYIAGHRGMVGSAILRKLQKEGYSNFVLRTSKELDLRNQQAVLDFFETEKPDYVFLAAAKVGGIVANNTYRADFLFENLSIQNNVIHSAYLFGVKKLMFLGSSCIYPKLAPQPLKEEYLLSGYLEHTNEPYAIAKIAGIKMCEEYRNQYGCNFISVMPTNLYGPNDNYDLQKSHVLPAMIRKFHEAKVNGVAQVNLWGTGSPMREFLHADDLASACLFLMENYNELEFVNIGTGSDVTIKELANIVKNVVGFEGDIVWDTTKPDGTPRKLMDVSRLNEFGWKHTIDIEQGIALAYQDFLVNHDALRL, encoded by the coding sequence GTGGAAAAAGACGCAAAAATTTACATAGCGGGACACAGAGGAATGGTTGGCTCTGCTATTCTTAGAAAACTGCAAAAAGAAGGATATTCTAATTTTGTACTTCGGACCTCGAAGGAACTCGACCTCCGCAATCAACAAGCCGTTTTAGATTTTTTTGAAACAGAAAAACCCGATTACGTGTTTTTGGCTGCGGCCAAAGTCGGTGGTATTGTGGCTAATAATACCTATCGTGCCGATTTTTTGTTTGAAAATCTCAGTATTCAAAATAATGTTATTCATAGTGCCTATTTGTTTGGGGTAAAGAAATTGATGTTTTTGGGTTCGTCGTGTATTTATCCAAAATTAGCCCCTCAGCCTCTTAAAGAAGAATACCTTTTGAGTGGGTATTTGGAGCATACCAACGAGCCTTATGCTATTGCCAAAATTGCAGGTATCAAAATGTGTGAAGAATACCGCAATCAGTATGGTTGTAATTTTATTTCGGTAATGCCCACCAACTTGTATGGCCCCAACGATAACTACGACCTCCAAAAATCACATGTTTTACCAGCTATGATTCGCAAGTTTCATGAAGCCAAAGTCAATGGGGTAGCTCAGGTAAATTTGTGGGGAACAGGCTCGCCTATGCGTGAATTCCTCCATGCCGATGACCTTGCGTCAGCGTGTTTGTTTTTGATGGAAAACTACAACGAACTGGAGTTTGTGAATATTGGTACTGGCTCGGATGTTACGATAAAAGAGTTAGCCAATATTGTAAAAAATGTAGTAGGTTTTGAGGGCGATATTGTATGGGATACCACCAAGCCCGACGGTACACCTCGTAAATTAATGGATGTATCAAGGTTGAATGAGTTTGGCTGGAAACATACCATCGACATCGAGCAAGGAATAGCCTTGGCGTACCAAGATTTTTTGGTAAACCACGATGCCCTTAGGCTTTAA
- a CDS encoding SAM-dependent methyltransferase — MTKEWFSSWFDSPYYHILYKERDDKEAQVFIDQLSSFLHFQPEHHIMDLACGKGRHAIYLNQKGYTVTGVDLSSQSIEYAKQFENNQLHFFVHDMREVFEERYFDFILNMFTSFGYLENDLENIKAFQAAARNLRKGGIFVMDFFNTALVVNQLVPYQIKRVDDITFEIRKSVDKGAIIKDIEFCEDGHEYHFQEKVQAISLDEFKQYFKAAGLTLKHIFGDYHLGDFQIEHSPRMIFVLEK, encoded by the coding sequence ATGACAAAAGAATGGTTCAGCTCATGGTTTGATTCGCCATATTATCATATTCTCTATAAAGAACGAGATGATAAAGAAGCACAAGTTTTTATCGACCAGCTATCCTCATTTCTTCATTTTCAGCCCGAACATCATATTATGGATTTGGCCTGTGGGAAAGGTCGTCATGCTATATATCTTAATCAAAAAGGATATACAGTTACAGGTGTCGACCTTTCTTCTCAGAGCATAGAATATGCCAAGCAATTTGAAAATAATCAACTTCATTTTTTTGTTCACGATATGCGTGAGGTATTTGAAGAAAGATATTTTGATTTTATCCTGAATATGTTTACAAGCTTTGGTTATTTAGAAAACGACCTCGAAAACATCAAGGCATTTCAGGCTGCCGCCCGCAACCTTCGCAAAGGGGGTATTTTTGTCATGGATTTTTTCAATACAGCCTTGGTTGTCAATCAGCTTGTTCCTTACCAAATAAAACGTGTCGACGATATTACTTTTGAAATCAGAAAGTCGGTCGACAAGGGGGCAATTATCAAAGATATAGAGTTTTGTGAAGATGGCCATGAGTACCATTTTCAGGAAAAAGTACAGGCCATTTCTCTTGACGAGTTTAAGCAGTATTTTAAAGCCGCAGGGCTTACCCTCAAGCATATCTTTGGCGATTACCATTTGGGCGATTTTCAGATAGAACATTCGCCCCGAATGATATTTGTGTTGGAAAAGTAA
- a CDS encoding YraN family protein: MAEHLETGKQAEDLAALYLTEKGYEIIARNHRYGHAEIDLIVKKGIFLVFVEVKARSNIKFGMPETAVSKLKVSLIKRAAEAYIYQIDWHQQIRFDIVSIIFTKQGYQISHFEDAFY, from the coding sequence ATGGCAGAACACCTAGAAACTGGCAAGCAAGCTGAAGATTTGGCTGCTTTATACCTTACTGAAAAAGGCTACGAAATTATAGCACGCAATCATCGCTATGGCCATGCCGAAATAGACCTTATTGTAAAGAAGGGAATCTTTTTGGTATTTGTAGAAGTAAAAGCGCGTAGCAATATCAAATTTGGTATGCCCGAAACCGCTGTCAGTAAGCTCAAGGTTTCGCTAATCAAACGTGCGGCTGAGGCATATATCTATCAGATAGACTGGCATCAACAAATCCGCTTCGATATTGTGTCTATTATTTTTACTAAACAAGGATACCAAATTTCACATTTTGAGGATGCCTTTTATTAG
- the lipB gene encoding lipoyl(octanoyl) transferase LipB produces the protein MTQNKKVLFQKLGLIDYQTAWDYQEKLHAEIVDIKIKNRKLAPDEQQITPNYLLFCQHPHVYTLGKSGKPEHLLLDEEGLEKYQAQYYKINRGGDITYHGQGQLVGYPIIDLDNFFTDIHKYMRYLEEAVIRTCADYGIAAGRIDGLTGVWIDYIEQQNPRKICAMGVKASRWVTMHGFALNVNTDLSYFGYIVPCGIDDKAVTSISQELGRSIDLDEVESYMAKHLSDIFEFELQ, from the coding sequence ATGACACAAAATAAAAAAGTGCTTTTTCAAAAGCTTGGTTTGATAGACTATCAGACTGCATGGGACTATCAGGAAAAACTGCATGCTGAAATTGTAGATATCAAAATCAAAAACCGTAAATTAGCTCCTGACGAACAGCAAATTACCCCCAACTACCTACTTTTTTGTCAGCACCCGCATGTGTATACACTAGGGAAAAGTGGTAAACCCGAACATCTTTTATTAGACGAAGAAGGTCTCGAAAAATATCAGGCTCAGTACTATAAAATTAATAGAGGAGGTGATATCACCTATCACGGACAAGGGCAGTTGGTGGGGTATCCTATCATAGATCTAGATAATTTTTTTACCGATATTCACAAATATATGCGGTATTTGGAAGAAGCTGTTATCAGAACTTGTGCCGATTATGGTATAGCGGCTGGCCGAATCGACGGGCTTACGGGTGTTTGGATTGACTATATCGAACAGCAAAATCCCCGTAAAATTTGTGCTATGGGCGTAAAAGCAAGCCGCTGGGTTACTATGCACGGATTTGCCTTGAATGTGAATACCGATTTGAGTTATTTTGGGTATATAGTACCTTGTGGTATCGATGACAAAGCCGTAACGTCTATCTCGCAAGAATTGGGAAGAAGCATCGACCTCGACGAAGTAGAAAGCTATATGGCTAAGCACCTAAGCGATATTTTTGAATTTGAGTTACAGTAA
- a CDS encoding 3'-5' exonuclease — MIDLSKIAKNLLFIDIETISATSSFDQLSERMQGFWSKKASYMHNPDGLDDASLYFERAGIYAEFGKIVVIGLGFFHWNDEQALCLKAKSLVGTDEKELLLAFKQLIERKYKPNELMLCAHNGKEFDYPYLCRRMLINGIDIPKALQLSGKKPWEILHLDTLEMWKFGDKKHYTSLDLLAEIFGIPSSKQTLSGDQVNQTFYSEGDIDKIARYCREDIVVLAQLFLKYNNLASVAENNIERIE, encoded by the coding sequence ATGATAGACTTATCTAAAATTGCGAAAAATCTTCTTTTCATCGACATCGAAACGATTTCGGCTACCAGTAGTTTTGATCAGCTTTCGGAACGAATGCAGGGTTTTTGGTCGAAAAAAGCAAGCTATATGCACAATCCCGACGGGCTAGACGATGCCAGCTTGTATTTTGAGCGTGCAGGTATTTATGCCGAATTTGGAAAAATCGTTGTGATAGGATTGGGCTTTTTTCACTGGAACGACGAGCAAGCACTTTGTCTAAAAGCCAAGTCGTTGGTAGGTACTGACGAAAAAGAACTTCTTTTGGCCTTTAAGCAGCTTATCGAACGCAAGTACAAACCCAACGAATTGATGTTATGTGCCCATAATGGCAAAGAGTTTGATTACCCTTATTTGTGCCGTAGAATGCTAATTAATGGCATAGATATACCCAAAGCCTTGCAGCTATCAGGCAAAAAACCTTGGGAAATTCTTCATTTAGACACGCTAGAAATGTGGAAGTTTGGCGATAAAAAACATTATACATCGCTGGATTTATTGGCAGAAATCTTTGGTATTCCAAGCAGCAAACAAACTCTTAGTGGCGATCAAGTGAATCAAACATTTTATAGCGAAGGCGATATAGATAAAATAGCAAGGTATTGCCGAGAAGATATAGTGGTATTGGCACAGCTTTTTCTCAAATATAACAACCTTGCCTCGGTAGCAGAAAATAATATCGAACGAATTGAATAA
- a CDS encoding sterol desaturase family protein yields the protein MLIKIGLFLGTFVFMEGFAWFTHKYIMHGIMWGWHRSHHVHHNNVLEKNDLFSVVFGIVSTTTIIIGDLVPELWFLFWIGLGVALYGIFYFIFHDIIVHRRIKIKFVAKSKYMKRIMRAHYIHHKIHHKKGAEAFGFLYAPKKYDIEGKL from the coding sequence ATGTTGATTAAAATAGGATTATTTTTGGGTACATTCGTATTTATGGAGGGTTTTGCATGGTTTACACATAAATATATCATGCACGGTATTATGTGGGGCTGGCACCGCTCGCACCATGTTCATCACAATAATGTCTTGGAAAAAAACGATTTATTTTCGGTTGTTTTTGGTATAGTTTCTACCACAACCATCATTATTGGCGACCTCGTTCCTGAGCTTTGGTTTTTATTTTGGATAGGCTTGGGTGTAGCACTTTATGGGATTTTCTACTTTATCTTTCATGATATTATTGTGCATCGTCGTATCAAAATCAAGTTTGTTGCCAAAAGCAAATATATGAAACGAATTATGAGGGCTCATTATATTCATCACAAGATACATCATAAAAAAGGGGCGGAGGCCTTTGGCTTTTTGTATGCCCCCAAAAAATACGATATTGAAGGGAAGTTGTAA
- a CDS encoding valine--tRNA ligase, translated as MISKTYTPQEIEAKWYQYWLENKFFASKPNPDKEPYSIVIPPPNVTGVLHMGHMLNNTIQDVLIRKARMEGKEACWVPGTDHASIATEAKVVAMLKERGIEKKDISREEFLEYAHEWKDKYGGIILEQLKKLGASCDWDRTRFTMEPSLYDAVIETFVRLYNKGQIYRGVRMVNWDPLGKTALSDEEVIEKDVQAKLYHIKYPIVGTDGEFLTIATTRPETIMADAAICVNPNDERYLAYHGKSVLIPLLGREIPVITDEYVTMDFGTGCLKVTPAHDLNDYELGLKHKLPVIDILNDDGFLNEKAVLYVNQDRFAARRNIVKDLEEAGLLVKMEEYKSIVKTSERTGAVIEPKLSLQWFLKMDEISKPALENVMNDNIKLYPSKFKNTYRSWMENVHDWCISRQLWWGQQIPAFYLQDGTVIVAKTKREALRKAQHEMQLFALTEEDLTQDPDVLDTWFSSWLWPISVFDGIENPENEDIKYYYPTNDLVTGPDILFFWVARMIIAGYEWRGELPFRNVYLTGIVRDKQGRKMSKSLGNSPDPLDLIEKYGADGVRSGLLFSAPAGNDLLFDDKLCEQGRNFCNKVWNAYRLVEGLEVSNQAQPSSNDLAVKWFNSKISQTVTEVQDHFSKFRISDALLAIYNLVWDDFCSQYLEIIKPAFGSPIDSVTYQSTIEIFEKLMALMHPYMPFITEEIWQAVKERKAGETICNTSYPVAEAINIQVLADFDILFGIVSKIRETRNTKQISPKTELPLAIKTDEPARYQPLEAIIVKLANTSKIDYVTTNVENAISFVLKADEFFIDLAEELDVEAELENAQKELAYNLGFKKSVEGKLSNERFVANAKPDVVEKERQKLADAESKIKALEETIARLKAM; from the coding sequence ATGATTTCAAAAACGTACACTCCACAAGAAATTGAAGCCAAATGGTATCAGTATTGGCTCGAAAACAAGTTTTTTGCGTCAAAGCCTAACCCTGATAAAGAACCATACAGTATTGTGATTCCCCCACCAAACGTCACAGGCGTTTTACACATGGGGCACATGCTCAATAATACCATCCAAGATGTCTTGATTCGTAAAGCTCGTATGGAAGGCAAAGAAGCTTGTTGGGTGCCAGGTACAGACCATGCGTCGATTGCTACAGAAGCCAAAGTGGTGGCCATGTTGAAAGAAAGAGGTATCGAGAAAAAAGATATTTCTCGTGAGGAGTTTCTTGAATATGCCCACGAGTGGAAAGATAAATACGGCGGAATTATTCTTGAACAATTAAAAAAATTAGGTGCTTCATGCGATTGGGATAGAACTCGCTTTACTATGGAGCCCTCGTTGTACGATGCCGTTATCGAAACATTTGTACGCCTTTACAACAAAGGCCAGATTTATCGTGGCGTAAGAATGGTAAACTGGGATCCGCTCGGAAAAACAGCCCTTTCAGACGAAGAGGTAATTGAAAAAGATGTTCAGGCCAAGTTGTATCACATCAAATACCCTATTGTGGGTACTGATGGTGAGTTTTTGACAATTGCTACAACTCGCCCCGAAACCATTATGGCCGATGCTGCTATTTGTGTTAATCCAAACGATGAACGCTATTTGGCTTATCATGGCAAATCGGTATTGATTCCGTTGTTGGGTCGTGAAATTCCTGTTATTACCGATGAATACGTAACCATGGATTTTGGTACAGGATGCTTGAAAGTAACACCTGCCCACGATTTGAATGACTACGAATTAGGATTAAAGCATAAGTTGCCCGTAATTGATATTCTCAACGACGATGGTTTTTTGAATGAAAAAGCCGTTTTATATGTCAATCAAGACCGTTTTGCTGCTCGTCGCAATATCGTAAAAGATTTGGAAGAAGCAGGATTATTGGTAAAAATGGAAGAATATAAATCTATCGTAAAAACGTCTGAGCGTACAGGTGCGGTAATCGAGCCAAAACTATCGTTGCAGTGGTTTTTGAAAATGGACGAAATATCAAAGCCTGCCCTCGAAAACGTCATGAATGACAACATCAAATTGTATCCTTCCAAATTCAAGAATACCTATCGTTCTTGGATGGAGAATGTACACGACTGGTGTATTAGTCGTCAGCTTTGGTGGGGACAACAAATCCCAGCGTTTTATTTGCAAGATGGCACAGTGATTGTTGCCAAAACCAAACGTGAGGCATTACGCAAAGCACAGCACGAAATGCAGTTATTTGCTTTGACCGAAGAAGATTTGACCCAAGACCCCGACGTACTAGACACTTGGTTCTCGTCTTGGTTATGGCCAATTTCGGTATTTGATGGTATCGAAAATCCTGAAAATGAAGATATTAAGTATTATTACCCTACCAACGACTTGGTAACGGGCCCCGATATTTTGTTTTTCTGGGTAGCTCGTATGATTATTGCAGGTTATGAATGGCGTGGCGAATTACCTTTCAGAAATGTGTATTTGACAGGTATTGTTCGTGACAAACAAGGTCGTAAAATGTCAAAATCGCTAGGCAATTCGCCCGACCCACTCGACCTTATCGAGAAATACGGAGCCGATGGCGTTCGTTCGGGTTTGTTGTTCTCTGCTCCTGCCGGAAACGACCTATTGTTTGATGATAAATTATGCGAACAAGGCCGTAATTTCTGTAACAAGGTATGGAATGCGTACCGTTTGGTAGAAGGCTTGGAGGTATCTAACCAAGCACAACCTAGCTCGAACGACCTGGCTGTAAAATGGTTTAACTCAAAAATTAGCCAGACAGTTACTGAAGTACAAGACCACTTCAGTAAATTCCGTATTTCTGATGCTCTTTTGGCGATTTATAACCTTGTTTGGGATGATTTCTGTTCGCAGTACCTCGAAATTATCAAACCAGCTTTTGGTTCACCAATCGACAGCGTAACGTATCAATCAACTATTGAGATTTTTGAAAAACTCATGGCATTGATGCACCCATATATGCCTTTTATTACAGAAGAAATCTGGCAAGCGGTAAAAGAACGCAAAGCTGGTGAAACCATCTGTAATACTTCGTATCCAGTAGCAGAAGCTATAAATATACAGGTATTGGCCGATTTTGATATTTTATTTGGTATTGTTTCAAAAATTCGTGAGACCCGTAATACCAAACAAATTTCGCCAAAAACAGAGTTGCCATTAGCAATTAAGACCGACGAACCAGCTCGTTATCAGCCATTAGAAGCTATTATTGTTAAATTGGCGAACACGTCCAAAATTGACTATGTTACTACTAATGTTGAAAATGCTATTTCGTTTGTATTGAAAGCCGATGAATTTTTTATCGACCTAGCTGAAGAGCTAGACGTAGAAGCCGAGCTTGAAAATGCTCAGAAAGAATTGGCTTATAATCTAGGTTTTAAAAAATCAGTAGAAGGCAAACTCTCGAACGAGCGTTTTGTTGCCAATGCCAAACCTGATGTAGTAGAAAAAGAACGCCAAAAGCTAGCCGATGCCGAGTCGAAGATTAAGGCACTAGAAGAAACTATTGCTCGTTTGAAAGCCATGTAA
- a CDS encoding CusA/CzcA family heavy metal efflux RND transporter, protein MIDSLIRFSINNKLIIGLFVLALVTWGGFSVTQLTVDALPDITSNQVQVITRSPALPATEVEKFITIPLEISLRTVPNTKEIRSFSRMGLSIITVVFDDDVPIEKARQQVTEKLREAEPNLVAGAGRPELAPITTGLGEFYQYTLAVDPKFKQHYSLAELRTIQDWIVKRQLLGIKGVVEVSSFGGNLKQYEVAINPERLSASNISLNQVFMALQDNNANTGGSYIEKGTDAYFIRSEGMVANLDDIGNIVITNRGGLPILIKDVATVQFGHAIRYGAMTRNGEGEAVGAVVLLLKGASAQVVVKDVKARIKEIQKSLPEGITIEPFIDRSKLIDKSIGTVQKNLIEGGLIVIFVLVLLLGNLRAGIVVASVIPLCLLFSFSMMHLFGVSANLMSLGAIDFGLIVDGAVIIVEAIIHHLHDRAKKMGVGQLVLTQQEMNDEVYHSAVTIRQSAAFGEIIILIVYFPILALTGIEGKMFRPMAETVGFAIIGALILSLTYVPMMASLLLSKKVKVEETISDKIINFLYQFYAPIIRWVLYHRLVTVGSAVGLFVVSLFVFNRLGGEFIPELNEGDFAVETLLHSNASLSQSVKMNTLAQQIILRDFPDEVKQVVSRIGASEIPTDPMGINSCDLIIELNDIKTWKKAKTMEELSEKMDKALSELPGVNFEFTQPIQMRFNELIAGVKSDVAIKIFGEDLDILYQKAQECAKHIAKVEGVGDLKVQQIEGVPQMVVAYDREKIAQFGLKISDLNAIVKTAFAGEEAGVVYEGERRFGLVVRLDSTHRQDIQNISDLYVDLPNGGKIQLSQVAKISYQDAPTEIARDNARRRITIGINVRNRDVESLVLEIQQILDKKVQLPTGYNFEYGGAFENLNAAKSRLSIAVPVALFLIFALLFFTFNSFTEALIIFAAIPLSAIGGILALWFRDMPFSVSAGIGFIALFGVAVLNGIVLIAYFNILEKQGVVDMKERILEGTKTRFRPVVMTASVASLGFLPMALSTSPGAEVQRPLATVVIGGLISATLLTLVVLPVIYSIFGRKQNPSKPSAHTVGVSILTVLLLGCAFAGRAQQTPALSLEHCVEKAIQYNQSIQLGKLDIAGTQALEKTAKDLPKTSFDTQFGRTQTYFNNDVTFSFGQSFAFPTVYKAQENLLKSHTLTAEKRLNLTKNQVISEVKTVYYQILANAQILKVLQQQDSLYQSAFKAASLRYKTGETNLLEKVSTETRLREIQNKIQSVMADEKSLYQTLSLLINISEGFQIDTQISFKKPLLISEIQASKNPLLDILRQQIEVSQLQTKLEKERLKPDLRVGLTNQSIERNFNQNYVQAGLSFPLFAKAQKAKINAAGINEQIAKSNLQYAENQLTRQLQSLGIQLDKLQKSVSYYENSAIPQANLIITTATKSYQAGEIEYVEFVQNITQAWLIKEMYLSEVHNLNQVIINIETIIGHE, encoded by the coding sequence ATGATAGATTCATTAATTCGATTCAGCATCAACAACAAGCTGATTATCGGGCTATTTGTGCTTGCATTGGTAACTTGGGGCGGTTTTTCTGTAACCCAACTCACCGTCGATGCCTTACCCGATATTACCTCCAATCAGGTACAAGTAATTACCCGATCGCCTGCCTTGCCAGCTACAGAAGTAGAAAAGTTTATTACAATACCCCTCGAAATTTCTTTGAGAACAGTACCTAATACCAAAGAAATTCGCTCTTTTTCAAGAATGGGGTTGTCGATTATTACTGTGGTTTTTGACGATGACGTACCCATTGAAAAAGCCCGTCAACAAGTTACCGAAAAGCTCAGAGAGGCAGAACCCAATTTGGTAGCTGGTGCAGGACGACCAGAACTAGCTCCTATTACTACTGGACTAGGCGAGTTTTATCAATATACATTGGCTGTAGACCCCAAATTCAAACAACATTATTCACTTGCAGAGCTACGAACCATTCAAGATTGGATTGTGAAGAGGCAATTGCTGGGGATTAAGGGGGTTGTAGAGGTGAGTTCTTTTGGAGGTAATTTAAAACAATATGAAGTAGCCATTAATCCTGAGCGATTAAGTGCCAGTAATATTAGCCTCAATCAGGTTTTTATGGCTCTTCAAGACAACAATGCCAACACAGGTGGTAGTTATATCGAAAAAGGTACTGATGCCTATTTTATTCGTTCGGAAGGGATGGTCGCCAACCTCGACGACATTGGTAATATCGTAATTACCAATCGAGGAGGTTTGCCAATTTTGATTAAGGATGTAGCCACTGTACAGTTTGGTCATGCTATTCGCTATGGAGCTATGACTCGTAATGGCGAAGGCGAAGCCGTTGGGGCAGTAGTATTGCTGCTCAAAGGAGCTTCGGCTCAGGTAGTTGTCAAAGATGTAAAAGCTCGTATCAAAGAAATCCAAAAATCCTTGCCAGAAGGTATTACTATTGAGCCTTTTATTGATAGAAGCAAACTGATAGATAAGTCGATAGGTACAGTACAAAAAAACCTTATTGAAGGTGGTCTGATTGTGATTTTTGTACTGGTTTTGTTATTGGGTAATCTTCGGGCGGGTATTGTTGTAGCCTCTGTTATTCCTTTATGCTTGTTGTTTTCATTTAGTATGATGCACTTGTTTGGGGTATCGGCCAACCTGATGTCGTTGGGGGCAATCGACTTCGGTCTGATTGTCGATGGAGCTGTAATCATTGTAGAAGCCATTATACACCACTTGCACGATAGAGCCAAAAAGATGGGCGTTGGACAATTGGTGCTTACACAACAAGAAATGAACGACGAGGTATATCATTCGGCTGTAACGATTCGGCAATCGGCTGCTTTTGGCGAAATCATCATTTTGATTGTATATTTTCCTATTTTGGCACTGACGGGTATTGAAGGTAAAATGTTCCGTCCAATGGCCGAAACAGTGGGTTTTGCTATTATCGGAGCTTTGATCTTATCGCTGACTTATGTGCCAATGATGGCTTCGCTTTTGTTGAGCAAAAAAGTAAAAGTAGAAGAAACTATTTCCGACAAAATCATCAATTTCTTATATCAATTTTATGCTCCTATTATTCGCTGGGTGTTGTACCACAGGCTTGTAACGGTAGGCTCAGCAGTAGGGTTGTTTGTGGTAAGTTTGTTTGTATTTAATCGCCTTGGGGGCGAGTTTATTCCAGAACTTAATGAAGGTGATTTTGCTGTAGAAACACTTTTGCATAGCAATGCATCGCTTTCGCAGAGTGTAAAAATGAATACCTTAGCTCAGCAGATTATTTTACGAGATTTTCCAGACGAAGTAAAACAAGTGGTATCACGTATTGGGGCATCCGAAATACCTACCGACCCTATGGGTATCAATTCGTGCGACTTGATTATTGAACTAAATGATATTAAGACTTGGAAAAAAGCCAAAACAATGGAAGAATTATCAGAAAAAATGGATAAAGCTCTTTCTGAATTGCCAGGGGTGAATTTTGAGTTTACACAGCCTATCCAAATGCGTTTCAACGAACTAATTGCAGGCGTAAAATCTGATGTAGCCATCAAAATTTTTGGGGAAGATTTGGACATCCTTTATCAAAAAGCCCAAGAATGTGCCAAGCATATTGCCAAAGTAGAGGGTGTTGGCGATTTGAAAGTTCAACAAATAGAAGGTGTACCACAAATGGTAGTGGCTTATGACAGAGAAAAAATAGCCCAATTCGGACTCAAAATCAGCGACCTGAATGCTATTGTCAAAACAGCATTTGCAGGCGAAGAAGCAGGCGTAGTATACGAAGGCGAGCGACGTTTTGGCTTGGTAGTGCGGTTGGATTCTACGCATCGACAAGACATTCAGAACATTAGCGATTTATATGTGGATTTGCCCAATGGCGGTAAAATCCAGTTGTCTCAAGTGGCCAAAATTAGCTATCAAGATGCACCAACCGAAATTGCTCGTGACAACGCTCGTCGCAGAATTACCATTGGAATCAATGTTCGAAACCGAGATGTAGAAAGCTTGGTACTAGAAATTCAGCAAATATTAGATAAAAAAGTGCAGTTGCCAACAGGCTACAACTTTGAGTACGGAGGGGCTTTTGAAAACCTCAATGCTGCCAAAAGCCGTTTGTCGATAGCTGTGCCAGTAGCTTTATTCCTCATTTTTGCTTTGCTATTTTTTACTTTCAATTCCTTTACCGAAGCCCTCATTATTTTTGCGGCTATTCCGCTTTCGGCTATTGGGGGTATCTTGGCTTTATGGTTTCGAGATATGCCATTCTCTGTTTCGGCGGGTATTGGGTTTATTGCTTTGTTTGGGGTAGCTGTACTCAATGGTATTGTACTAATTGCCTATTTTAATATTCTCGAAAAACAAGGAGTTGTCGACATGAAAGAACGTATTTTGGAAGGAACAAAAACCCGTTTTCGTCCTGTGGTTATGACGGCCTCGGTGGCCTCGTTGGGCTTTTTGCCCATGGCTCTTTCTACCTCGCCAGGTGCCGAAGTTCAACGCCCGTTGGCTACGGTGGTAATTGGAGGGCTTATTTCGGCTACCTTGTTGACATTGGTGGTATTGCCTGTAATCTACAGTATTTTTGGGCGTAAGCAAAATCCTTCCAAACCATCGGCTCATACTGTAGGCGTAAGTATTTTGACAGTATTGTTGTTGGGGTGTGCGTTTGCGGGTCGGGCACAGCAAACACCAGCTTTATCGCTAGAACACTGTGTTGAAAAAGCTATTCAGTATAACCAAAGTATTCAGTTAGGAAAATTGGATATTGCAGGAACACAGGCATTGGAAAAAACAGCAAAAGATTTGCCCAAAACCAGTTTTGACACTCAGTTTGGCCGAACCCAAACCTACTTCAATAACGACGTTACCTTTTCTTTTGGTCAGTCATTTGCTTTTCCTACAGTTTACAAGGCTCAAGAAAACCTCTTGAAAAGCCATACCCTTACAGCCGAAAAACGCTTGAATTTGACCAAAAATCAGGTTATTAGCGAAGTCAAAACGGTTTATTATCAAATATTAGCCAATGCCCAAATCTTAAAAGTACTTCAGCAACAAGATAGTTTATATCAAAGTGCTTTTAAAGCTGCATCGTTGCGTTATAAAACGGGCGAAACCAATTTGTTGGAAAAGGTATCTACAGAAACACGTTTGAGAGAAATCCAGAATAAGATACAAAGTGTAATGGCCGACGAAAAAAGTTTGTATCAAACCTTATCTTTGCTTATCAATATATCAGAAGGTTTTCAGATAGATACGCAAATCAGTTTCAAAAAACCATTACTGATTTCTGAAATCCAAGCTAGCAAAAATCCACTATTAGATATTCTTCGACAACAAATAGAGGTAAGCCAGTTACAAACAAAACTTGAAAAAGAACGTCTCAAACCCGATCTAAGGGTAGGGCTTACCAATCAGAGTATCGAGCGTAACTTTAATCAGAATTATGTTCAGGCGGGTTTGAGTTTTCCGCTTTTTGCCAAAGCTCAAAAAGCCAAAATCAATGCTGCGGGTATCAACGAGCAAATTGCCAAATCAAACTTGCAATATGCCGAAAACCAGCTTACACGCCAATTGCAATCGTTGGGTATTCAGCTCGACAAACTTCAGAAATCGGTATCCTATTACGAAAATTCAGCTATTCCACAGGCTAATTTAATTATTACAACCGCCACCAAAAGCTATCAAGCTGGCGAAATAGAATACGTAGAGTTTGTCCAAAATATTACTCAGGCATGGCTTATCAAAGAAATGTACCTGAGCGAAGTCCACAACCTT